Genomic window (Staphylococcus debuckii):
ATCCATCATATTTCGAATACGATGAAGACGAAGTATAAAGCGGTGGGACGCGTTAGCAATAAAGACGGCTGGAAAGGTCGCGGCAAAGACAGTATGGGAACGGGGACAGTGATCGGCAACTATACATTGGTGACAAATGCACATGTCATTGATACTGCGAAAGGGGCTGCCGCAAACCCTAAATACATCACATTTGATATGGCGAGAGACGGATCTAGAAAACCGTATACGTTCCATGCTACGAAAGTTGTGAAAGTACCAAATACAGACGTAGCGCTAGTGTATACAAAAGAAAAGATGTCGAAATACGCGACACCTTTAAAATTAGCTTCGAATGCGCAAATTAATGGTTTGAAATATAATACGAAATTATATTCAGTAGGTTATCCTTGGCAGAATGGTGACAATACGAAAACACATTGGAGCAGTTTCCGCTTCATTCAAAGATCTTCCAATGGTACTGAATTACAAACAAAAGATAAGTTCCGTGCAGGCGCATCTGGTTCGCCAATGGTCAACGGCAATTATCAAATATTCGGTTTGAGAACGTACGGTTATAATTTATGGGCTAATTCAACTACTAATTATGCTAAAGTTGAAATGGCTGGCGGCGAAGCGATGAATGGTGCAACAGGTAACTTCGTTCGTACACATATTAAATAATAATATTATGAGTGGCTTATTATTTCTGTTCCACTCTCGACGATAACCACCAATAATACCGAAAAGAACCCCTTACTACTGCAATAGTAAGGGGTTTGGTGTGCCATAACGTTGTTTATGTGTATACTATATATTATCTACCTTTAATATACAAGAGTTATATAGTTGTACTTTGTAATGCTTGAGTATTGTACTTCTATATTTCGTATTACAAGTTTCCTCATTTACAACACAACTGTATTTTCTTTTTCGTGAATCATTTCGACAATTTCATTCTTCTCATTCATAACAGCCACTTTTGGTGCGTGATCTGCAATTTCAGTTTCATTTAATTGCGCATAAGTCATAATGATAACCACGTCATCAACTTCTACTAAACGAGAAGCAGCGCCATTCAGGCAAATTTTACCGCTTCCACGTTCTCCTTTAATCACATACGTCTCAAAGCGTGCACCGTTATTATTATTAACAATCGCTACTTTTTCATTCGGTAAAATATCTACCGCATCTAAAATATCAGCAGCTATTGTAATACTGCCCACGTAATTTAAATTCGATTCAGTCACACGTGCGCGGTGAATCTTAGCATTCATCATTGTTCTAATCAATTTCTTCATCTCCGATTATCAGATTATCTATCAAGCGTGCTTTAGAAAATTTAACTGCGAGCGAGATGAAAATACGACCTTTGATGTGCTGCTGCTCTACAAGTTCAGGATAACTGTAAACGGCTACTTCATCTACATGACCGCTTGTATGCGATTCTAAGTAAGCAGTGACCGCTTCCACAATTATTTTACTCTCTCTTTCACCTTCGCGGTAGAGTTTTTCAGCTAATTTTAAACTTTTTTGCAGCTCAGGTGCTTCTTGGCGTTCTTTTTCAGTCAAGTAAACATTAAGTGAACTCTTCGCCAAACCATCCGCTTCACGTACAATAGCTTGACCTACGATTTCAATAGGATGATTAAAATCAGCGACCATTTTTTCGACAA
Coding sequences:
- a CDS encoding trypsin-like serine peptidase, giving the protein MKVKGLKAGIVTVCAVVGLSFSGAGGEEAHAAGSYYYNGMSNYNESTAYPKAKKISNSNLDIHHISNTMKTKYKAVGRVSNKDGWKGRGKDSMGTGTVIGNYTLVTNAHVIDTAKGAAANPKYITFDMARDGSRKPYTFHATKVVKVPNTDVALVYTKEKMSKYATPLKLASNAQINGLKYNTKLYSVGYPWQNGDNTKTHWSSFRFIQRSSNGTELQTKDKFRAGASGSPMVNGNYQIFGLRTYGYNLWANSTTNYAKVEMAGGEAMNGATGNFVRTHIK
- the panD gene encoding aspartate 1-decarboxylase, whose protein sequence is MIRTMMNAKIHRARVTESNLNYVGSITIAADILDAVDILPNEKVAIVNNNNGARFETYVIKGERGSGKICLNGAASRLVEVDDVVIIMTYAQLNETEIADHAPKVAVMNEKNEIVEMIHEKENTVVL